The Kribbella sp. NBC_00662 nucleotide sequence GTCGGGCTGTTGACGAAGTTCCACCCGCGCTGCCGGAGCGAGTCGATGTACCGCTGCCGGCGTACGAGCGCGACGATGCCCCAGGTGAGTCCGGCCGCGAACAGCACGATCACGACCACCACGAAGAGCTTCACCGCGCCCACGATAGCCGCGTGAAGGATCAGCCGAGAGCGCCCGGAAGCGGCTCGGCATGGATGATCTGGAGCCGGCTGACGGCGCGGGTGAGGACGACGTACAGGCGGTGCAGGCCGCGGGCCTCGGCGGCCACGATGTGGGCGGGCTCGGCGACGATGACCGCGTCGAACTCGAGGCCCTTCGCGAGCGTTGCCGGTACGCAGACCAGCCGGACGGTGTCGATCTCGTCCTCGGTTTCGCCGATCAGCGCGACCTCGAGACCCGCGGCGGCGATCGCGTCCCGCAGCGCGGCCACCTGGTCGTCGGCGGCGATGAGTGCGACCGAGCCTTCGCCTGCAAGCGCGGTCTTGCACGCGGCGATGACCTCGTCAGCCAGCGTCGACTCGCCGGCCGCGACGACGCTCAACGCGTCGGCGACGGTCCGGACTCCGGTCGGCGTACGCAGCGTCGGAGCGATCTCGGGCAGCAGCTTGGCGGCGAAGTTGATGATCTGCTCGGGCACGCGGAACCCGCGGTCGAGCTCGGCGACCACGCCGTCGCTCTTGCCGAGATGACCGAGCACCTGGTCCCACGGCCCGGCGGCCCAGGCCGTCGTCGCCTGCGCCAGATCGCCGAGCACCGTGGCCGAGCCCGTCCGGCATCGGCGACCCAAGGCCCGCAGCTGCATCGCCGACAGATCCTGCGCCTCGTCCAGGACGAGATGACCGAGTGATCCGGTGCGCCGCTCGATCAGGTCCTCGAGCTCGTCGAGCAGCACACTGTCGGCGAACGACCACTTCGCCGACTTCCACGACCGGGCCGGCTTGCTCCACAGCAACGCCGTACGCTCCTCGTCGGTCAGCGTCGGGGCGACCTGGGCCAGGAAGTCCGCGTCCGAGAAGAGGCGGTGCAGGACCTGCTCGGGTGCGACCCGGGGCCAGACCGAGTCGAGCACGTCCTTCACCGGCTTCGAGCGGGCGACGGCGTTCTGCACGCGGTCGTCCGGTGACTCCGCGCGCTCCTCCATCCGGACCAGTACGACGTGTGCGATCCGCTGGGCGAGCGCGTTCCGGCCGGGTGCGTACCGGGTCGACTCCCGCAGGTCCGACACGATGTCGACGACCTCGTAGTCGTGTACCCGGTAGCGCCGGGATCCCTTGCTGTAAAGGACTCCCTCGGTCGGCGTACCGACGTACGACCACAGCGCACGCCGCAGAACGTCGGCCATCCGGGCATCGCCCTTCAGCCGCTCGGCCTCCGCGTCGTCGACGGCCGCGGTCGGGCGGGTCACCAGCTCGTCGATGGTGATCTGCCGTACGTCGACCTCGCCGAGCGCGGGCAGGACCTTGCGGATGTAGGACAGGAACGAGCGGTTCGGGCCGACGATCACGACGCCGCCGCGGCCGAGCCGTTCGCGTTCTGTGTAGAGCAGGTAGGCGACCCGGTGCAGGCCGACCGCGGTCTTCCCGGTGCCGGGCGCGCCCTGCACGCAGACGCTCGGATGTAGCGGCGCGCGGACCAGGTCGTCCTGCTCGGGCTGGATCGTGGCCACGATGTCGCGCATCGGTCCGGTGCGCGGCCGCTCGATCTCGGCCCGCAGGAAGGCATCCGCCTGGTCCGTCTCGGCCACGGCTGTCAGCGACTCGTCCTCGAAGCCGGTCAGGTCGGCGTGGTCCGAGAACCCGTAGCGACGGCGCATCAGCACCCGCTGCCGGTCGCTCTGGGTCGCCCGGTAGAACGGCACCGACACCGGTGCGCGCCAGTCGATCACCAGCGGTACGCCGCTGCCGTCGTGCACATGCCGGCGGCCGATGTAGATCTGGTCGAGGTCGGGGATCGTGCCGTGCTCGTAGTCGAGCCGGCCGAAGAACAGCGGTACGTCGGGCAGGTCGAGGAGCGCGTGGGTCCGCATCTCCTTGGCCCGCTGGTTGGCCTCGTTGGTGAAGCGTTCGTCGTTGTCCTCGCCGCCGATGATCTGGACCTCGCGGTCCACGACCTCGGCGTACATCCGATGGAGAGCGATTTGGGCAGTGGTCAGGAAGGCGCGTTCGGCCTCGAGTTCGGCTGCGGCCATGCGAGAGAGCCTCGAATCGTGAGCTGGGTCCCGCCCCGGAGCAGATCCATCCGGTTCGATTCGATCCCGAAAAGACAGGCTGGCGACGTTACCAGCGGTCGCGGTCGCCTGCCACCGAATTAACCGCGCAGCCAGCCCGGCACGTCGTCACGGGGAAACTCGGCCAGCTCGGCCGCGTAGATACCTTCGTCGACAGGGATCGACCAGGCCGGCCGGTTGTCGTAGTCGAAGTCCGTCGAGAAATGGCCGTCCGCCGTCACGGTGATCGTCGCCGTCAGCCAGGTGCCCTTGCCCGGCTGGTACATCACCCGCCGCAGCTCCTCGAAGTCGTCCTCGAGCCCTTCGGGCAGCGGATCCAGCTGCGCCGAGTCGACGGTCGCGTCCAGCTCGGCGTACGACGTCGTCCCGCGGTACACCGCGGACACCTCACGCCAGCCGGGCGACAGGTCGGCGGTCAGGGCGCGGGCGATCCTGTCGATGGTGCCGATCTCGCTCATTCGTATCCCCGGGACGGCTGCGGTCTGGTCTCCCTGAAGATACGCCGCGGTGATCGCTTGCCTTCGGCATGGTCGGTGACGGACCGGCTGGACGGCCGGCGCGTGGTCCGGTCCGGGTGGTGCACGTCGATCGCGGCATGGACCGGGATTCCCGCGGCCCGCTTGGCCCGCCAGACGTCCTCCATCCGGCGCCAGTTGCTGCTGCCCTTGACCGCCCGGTTCTGGGTGCGGGACTGGGCGGTCAGGTTGATCGACTCCCCCGGGCCTTCGAACATCGCGGCGAACAGGTGCCCACCGTCATCGGTCGCCTGCCGGTCCGGCTCCCCCGCCTCGAGCTGGGCGTCCAGGTTGCGATGCTTCTCGTTCTCCTCCGTGCCCGGCCGCCATCCCAGCCAGCCCTCGCCGTGGACGACCCGGCCGCGCGGGTCGGTGATCAGCAGGTACCGGTCGTCGATGCGGTAGACCGTCGACGGCCGCGGGTTCATCAGCTCGTCGTTCCAGTCGTCGACCTGGCCCGACTTCTCGTCCAGGACCGGCAGACCGGCGTACTTCGCGGGCACCTTCGGGGGTTGTGCGGGCCCGTAACCGACCGCGCGGACGTCGGCCGGATGAGCAGGTTGCTCGATCCGGGCCGACGCCCGCGCATCAGTCATGGGGAGTTTCTACCCCATCAAGGTGTCTCAGCCGTCACTCTCGTTGGCCGGGATCACCGCACCCGGTACGTCGTTCGGCGCGACGATCTTGGTCTCACCGGGGTACGGCGTGGACCAGTTGTGCGCCTCGTACCAGTCGAAGTGGTTCATCTGGGCCGGGTTCGCGTAGTCGGCCTTCGCGTTCGGACCGGTGGTGCGCTGCTGGTCCTTCCACGCCGACCAGGTCGCCGCCATCGGCGCCATCGCGGCCGGAACCGTTGCCGTCGGCACCGGTGCGACGTTCGGGTTCTGCGCCGCCGGCACATCCGCGCCGCAGGTCGGCAGCGGGTTCACGCCGCCGGTCAGCGACGTCCGGTTCGGGACCGCGGTGAACGGCGTGTAGTTCGGCTTGCTGGTGAACGCGCCGAACATCGGGGTGGCCGCGGTGTCCTTCTGGTTCATCGGATGGATCCCGAGGATCTGCTCGATGGTCCGCATC carries:
- a CDS encoding AAA family ATPase — protein: MAAAELEAERAFLTTAQIALHRMYAEVVDREVQIIGGEDNDERFTNEANQRAKEMRTHALLDLPDVPLFFGRLDYEHGTIPDLDQIYIGRRHVHDGSGVPLVIDWRAPVSVPFYRATQSDRQRVLMRRRYGFSDHADLTGFEDESLTAVAETDQADAFLRAEIERPRTGPMRDIVATIQPEQDDLVRAPLHPSVCVQGAPGTGKTAVGLHRVAYLLYTERERLGRGGVVIVGPNRSFLSYIRKVLPALGEVDVRQITIDELVTRPTAAVDDAEAERLKGDARMADVLRRALWSYVGTPTEGVLYSKGSRRYRVHDYEVVDIVSDLRESTRYAPGRNALAQRIAHVVLVRMEERAESPDDRVQNAVARSKPVKDVLDSVWPRVAPEQVLHRLFSDADFLAQVAPTLTDEERTALLWSKPARSWKSAKWSFADSVLLDELEDLIERRTGSLGHLVLDEAQDLSAMQLRALGRRCRTGSATVLGDLAQATTAWAAGPWDQVLGHLGKSDGVVAELDRGFRVPEQIINFAAKLLPEIAPTLRTPTGVRTVADALSVVAAGESTLADEVIAACKTALAGEGSVALIAADDQVAALRDAIAAAGLEVALIGETEDEIDTVRLVCVPATLAKGLEFDAVIVAEPAHIVAAEARGLHRLYVVLTRAVSRLQIIHAEPLPGALG
- a CDS encoding DNA/RNA non-specific endonuclease, translated to MTDARASARIEQPAHPADVRAVGYGPAQPPKVPAKYAGLPVLDEKSGQVDDWNDELMNPRPSTVYRIDDRYLLITDPRGRVVHGEGWLGWRPGTEENEKHRNLDAQLEAGEPDRQATDDGGHLFAAMFEGPGESINLTAQSRTQNRAVKGSSNWRRMEDVWRAKRAAGIPVHAAIDVHHPDRTTRRPSSRSVTDHAEGKRSPRRIFRETRPQPSRGYE